From the Synechococcales cyanobacterium T60_A2020_003 genome, one window contains:
- a CDS encoding XisI protein has protein sequence MDTRLDYQNIIKSTLQKHSAYRNTLPDEYTSQVVFDDERGQYLIIDMGWRGDHYLHATPIHISLIGQKVWIQYDDTEEGVAADLMAAGIGKEDIVLGFRHPKIRKHTGFAVT, from the coding sequence ATGGATACCCGATTAGACTATCAAAACATCATTAAAAGTACTCTCCAGAAGCATTCTGCCTATCGAAATACTTTACCTGATGAATACACATCTCAAGTGGTCTTTGATGATGAGCGGGGTCAGTATTTGATCATAGATATGGGTTGGCGAGGTGATCATTACCTCCATGCAACACCTATTCATATTAGTTTGATTGGCCAAAAAGTTTGGATTCAGTACGATGACACGGAAGAGGGTGTTGCCGCCGATTTGATGGCAGCAGGTATTGGCAAAGAAGATATTGTATTAGGTTTTCGTCATCCGAAGATACGCAAGCATACAGGTTTTGCCGTGACCTAA
- a CDS encoding XisH family protein, producing MPAKDIYHDTVKRALQRDKWTIAHDPFPLQIGKKRLSADLGAERLIGADLGLQKIVVEVKSFLGSSDVKDLEQALGQYILYRQILNEMGIERGLYLAVSQPTFNSVFAIELGQVLLKNQVIKLLVFDDDNEVIVQWIPD from the coding sequence GTGCCAGCAAAAGACATCTATCACGACACGGTGAAACGTGCGTTACAAAGAGATAAATGGACAATTGCACACGATCCATTTCCGCTTCAAATTGGCAAGAAACGATTATCGGCTGATCTAGGCGCAGAGCGTCTTATTGGTGCAGATCTAGGCTTACAGAAAATAGTCGTTGAAGTCAAAAGCTTTCTAGGCTCGTCCGATGTCAAAGATCTGGAACAAGCGTTAGGCCAGTATATTTTATATCGCCAAATTCTAAATGAGATGGGAATTGAGCGGGGTCTTTATCTAGCTGTATCTCAACCCACATTTAACAGCGTATTCGCTATAGAATTGGGACAGGTGCTGCTCAAGAATCAGGTAATCAAATTATTGGTTTTTGATGATGATAACGAGGTAATCGTACAATGGATACCCGATTAG